The Pseudomonas entomophila genome segment GTGAAGCGGGCGTTGTCGATGATCTGGTGGACGTCGAGTGTTCGCATGGCATCTGTCTCATTTGTTTTTGTTGTGTGATGAGCAAAGCTTGCCGGGGCGGCCTTCAGCCGAGGTCGCCACCGCCCACCGGCAGGGTCACGCCGGTGATGTACGAGGCCTCGTCGGAGGCCAGGAACAGGATCGCGCCGACCTGTTCGTCGAGGCTGCCGTAGCGTTTCATCAGGCTGCTGGCCACGGTCTGGTCGACGATCTGCTGGTACCAGGCCCGCTCCTGCTCGCTCTGTTGGGCTTCGTTGCGGGGAATGCGCCGGGGCGGTGCCTCGGTGCCGCCGGGGGCGGTGGCGTTGACCCGGATGCCGCGCCCGGCGGTCTCGAACGCCAGGCAGGCAGTGAGCGCGTTGACACCGCCCTTGGCCGCGCCGTAAGGCACGCGGTTGACGCCACGGGTGGCGATGGACGAAACGTTGACGATGGCACCGCTGCCGCGCTCGAGCATGTACGGCAGCGCGGCGTGGCAGCACCACAGGGTGGGGAACAACGAGCGGCGCACTTCGGCTTCGATCTGCTCGACCGTGTAGTGCCCGAAGGGCTTGGCCCAGATAGTGCCGCCGACGTTGTTGACCAGGATGTCGAGGCGGCCGAGTGTGTCCACCGCGGCGGCCATGACCCTGGCGCAGTCGTCGTGGCGCTCCAGGTCGGCAGTGAGGGTGAGTACGCCCTCGCCGGCCAGTTCATGGACCAGCTCGGAGCGGTCCACCGCCACCACCTGCGCGCCTTCGGCCTTGAGCCGCCAGCACACGGCGCGGCCGATGCCCTGGGCGGCGCCGGTGACCAGGGCGACCTTGCCTTGGAATCTTGGGTTCATATGTCGTTCTCCATTGCCACGCTGTTGAACCTGCTGGCCTTTTCGCGGATGAATCCGCGCCTACAGGGACCGCGCCGGCCTCAACATCAGCGCGGTACCTGTAGGAGCCGGCTTTGCCGGCGAATGGGCCAGTGCAGTCAGCCCAAGACAGTGGCGTTGTTGCATGAGAAAAAGAGGCCACCCTCACCCGCACGATGCGGGCGGCCCCGTGAAAACCTCAGGCCGCCGCGGCGAACTTCTCGAAGTAGAAGTTGGCCGGGCTGATGCCCTGCTCGCGCAGGTACAAGCTGACGGCCTCGACCATCGGCGGCGGCCCGCACAGGTAAACGTCCACGTCGCCGTCGTTGAGGTGGCCCGGCGCAATGTGCTCGGTCACATAGCCCTTCTGCGGGTACTGGCTGTCGGGGTTGGCCACGCAGGCGCTGAAGGTGAAGTTGGCAATCCGTGCGGCCAGGGCCTGCAAGCGGTCCAGCTCGACCAGGTCGAAGTCGTTGGTGACGCCGTAGATCAGGTGCAACGGGTGCGCGCTGCCCTGCTCGGCGATCTTCTCCAGCATCGCGGTGAACGGCGCCAGGCCCGTGCCGCCGGCCAGCAGCAACAGCGGGCGCTGGATCGGACGCAGGTAGAAACTGCCCAGGGGGCCGGCCAGGGTCATGCTGTCGCCGGCCTTGGCCAGGCCGGTCAGGAAGCTGCTCATCAGCCCCCCCGGTACATTGCGGATCAGGAAGCTGACCTCGCCATCCTTCTGCAGCGAGCTGAACGAATAGGCGCGGCTCTGCTCGCTGCCCGGCACCTTGAGGTTGACGTACTGGCCCGGCAGGAACGCCAGGCGGCTCAGTGCCTCGCCCTTGATCGACAGGGCGATGGTGCTCGCCGACAGCTGGCGTACGTCGCTGATGGCCGCCTCGAAGCTGGCCTGTTCGGTCTTGCACAGCTGCGACGACGCCGGGATGCGCACCACGCAATCCGACTCGGCGCGCATCTGGCAGGTCAGCACGTAGCCTTCGGCGATCTCGTCCTCGCTCAGGGCATCCTCGATGAAGTTGTCACCCAGGTCGTAGCGCCCCGATTCGGCCTTGCACTTGCAGGTGCCACAAGCACCGTCACGGCAGTCCAGCGGGATGTTGATGCCCTGGCGGTAGGCAGCGTCGGCCACGGTCTCATGGCCGTCAGCCTCGATGAAACGGGTGACCCCGTCTTCGAAATTCAGTGCGATCTGGAAGCTCATGTTGCACCTCGCGGGCGAGCCTGCCCACGGCGCGCCGCAGGGCACGCCGACAGGCTCGGCCTTGAATCAGATGTGGTAGATGTCGATGACCTGACGCACGTAGTCGTTCTTCAGCACCACCTTCTTCGCCTTGATAAGCGGCTGCTCGCCGCGCAGGTCGAGGGTGTAGAAACTGGTGCCGAAGTAGCTGTCGGTGGTCTTGTAGCGAAAGCTCAGGGTGTGCCAGTTGAAGCGCACCTGGCACATGCCCTCGCCCGCCTCGACGACCTCGATGTTGCTCAGGTTGTGCGAGGTGCGGGTGTCCGGCACGGTGGCGCTGGAGCGCTCGGTCTTGATGCGGAACACCCGATCTTCCAGGCCGCCACGGTTGCCGTACCAGATCAGCGAGATCTCGCTTTGCGGGTCTTCGGTCAGCGTGTCGTCGTCACCCCAGCATGGCATCCAGAAGGTCGCGTCGCTGGCGTACAGCTCCAGCCATTGGTCCCACTGGGCATCGTCCAGGTAGCGCGCCTCGCGGTAGAGAAAGTCGCGCACGGTGTCATGCAGGCTCATTGCACGGCCTCCACGGGGATCAGCTGTGTTTCCTGTTCCAGGGCCTTGAGCAGGGTGTCCTGCCAGTACTTGTGCTGCAGCACGAACAGCCCTTCGTCCTCGGTGCGCCGCCCCGACAGCAGCGGCTTGAGCTCGATCTCGCGGGCCGCCTCGTCGGCGCCCTCGATCCAGTGCCGCGCGCCCCGGGACATGTCGTTCCAGCCGGCGCCCGCACCATAACCGGTCTGGCACGAGCGGAACTCTTCCAGGTCGTCCGGGGTGGCCATGCCACTGACGTTGAAGAAGTCCTCGTACTGGCGAATACGGCTGGCACGGGCCTCGGGGCTTTCGCCCTTGGGCGCGATGCAGTAGATGGTGATCTCGGTCTTGTTCACCGAGATCGGCCGGGCGATACGGATCTGCGAGCTGAACTGGTCCATCAGGTACACGTTCGGGTACAGGCACAGGTTGCGCGAGTTCTCGATCATCCAGTCGGCGCGGGCCTGGCCGAAGTCGGCGGCCAGTTGCTCGCGGTGCTCGTAGGCCGGGCGGTCCTCGGGGTTGGCCCAGCGGGTCCACAGCAGCAGGT includes the following:
- the benB gene encoding benzoate 1,2-dioxygenase small subunit, which codes for MSLHDTVRDFLYREARYLDDAQWDQWLELYASDATFWMPCWGDDDTLTEDPQSEISLIWYGNRGGLEDRVFRIKTERSSATVPDTRTSHNLSNIEVVEAGEGMCQVRFNWHTLSFRYKTTDSYFGTSFYTLDLRGEQPLIKAKKVVLKNDYVRQVIDIYHI
- a CDS encoding 1,6-dihydroxycyclohexa-2,4-diene-1-carboxylate dehydrogenase, whose protein sequence is MNPRFQGKVALVTGAAQGIGRAVCWRLKAEGAQVVAVDRSELVHELAGEGVLTLTADLERHDDCARVMAAAVDTLGRLDILVNNVGGTIWAKPFGHYTVEQIEAEVRRSLFPTLWCCHAALPYMLERGSGAIVNVSSIATRGVNRVPYGAAKGGVNALTACLAFETAGRGIRVNATAPGGTEAPPRRIPRNEAQQSEQERAWYQQIVDQTVASSLMKRYGSLDEQVGAILFLASDEASYITGVTLPVGGGDLG
- the benC gene encoding benzoate 1,2-dioxygenase electron transfer component BenC, yielding MSFQIALNFEDGVTRFIEADGHETVADAAYRQGINIPLDCRDGACGTCKCKAESGRYDLGDNFIEDALSEDEIAEGYVLTCQMRAESDCVVRIPASSQLCKTEQASFEAAISDVRQLSASTIALSIKGEALSRLAFLPGQYVNLKVPGSEQSRAYSFSSLQKDGEVSFLIRNVPGGLMSSFLTGLAKAGDSMTLAGPLGSFYLRPIQRPLLLLAGGTGLAPFTAMLEKIAEQGSAHPLHLIYGVTNDFDLVELDRLQALAARIANFTFSACVANPDSQYPQKGYVTEHIAPGHLNDGDVDVYLCGPPPMVEAVSLYLREQGISPANFYFEKFAAAA